One region of Primulina tabacum isolate GXHZ01 chromosome 1, ASM2559414v2, whole genome shotgun sequence genomic DNA includes:
- the LOC142553931 gene encoding pentatricopeptide repeat-containing protein At1g20230 isoform X1, whose translation MPDSTGKELHVYSSDEGSNREFLLFPILGLPQSRRWFRRHQDSEQSTEQTLYPRPFPYSRRRLLTLDRDWKASKMFSLNAMAWNCAKPFPKPVNFSLGRLIVVSCSCTEIIPAGNPDFSDSRELHYSDTRIEETLNLDFGKLRLDSWIASRINGISRARVQSSIRSGLVSVIGHVVSKMSHVVRDGDMVHCTISELHHLRAGPEDSPLDIVFEDEHVLVVNKSAHMDQHSLAHIAGQFKEHSINKVYTSLTSGVPSSRPGCVDIPIGRDVNNRILMIALPGSITSGNTRHAVSRGIITPIINCKASFHSNPLFSISVPNDSQEPFSDQPNNCSDTEMNRTMQLNFQNQGFGYRIFSSIDGSSEVIAQPNIYSVIGHLLSPNVPTSLCQTRQVHAQLLKTYLFDNPRYNTKLLSLYAACQCISDAKTLIRSLINPDIFSFTTLIYASSKFNDFKNTLSLFSQMLSNGLFPDVHVLPSVIKACTGLLSSKIGKQVHGYSLSFGLFLDPFIGSSLVHLYVKCDELDCAYKVFHTMTERDVQSWSALAAGYARKGDVVNAKKVFNEVQNLEFEPNSVSWNGMIAGFNQSGCFLDAVLMFQQMHSLGFKSDGTNISSVLPAIGNLGILVMGIQIHNHVMKMGFVVDKCIVSALINMYGKCGCSLEMSRVFEEMRQVDVGACNALIAGLSRHGLVSEALEVFKGFRGQQIELNVVSWTSVIACCSQHGKDIEALDLFREMQVTGVKPNSVTIPCMLPACGNIAALTYGKAAHCFSLKAGISNDVYVGSALIDMYANCGRIQIARCCFDRMPLHNLVCWNVILGAYAMHGKGKEALEIFAWMQRSGQKPDSVSFTSLLSACSQSGLTEEGRNYFENMYVDHGIEARLEHYACIVSLLGRAGKLDEAYSMIEKMPFEPDACVWGALLSSCRLHHNMSLGELAAHKLFELEPSNPGNYILLSNIYASKGKWKKVDEVRDIMRDKGLKKNPGCSWIEVKNKVHMLLAGDKSLPQMAQIMDKLNEYSMEMKKSGYFPDTDYVLQDVEDQEKEHILCGHSEKLAVVFGILNTNKGSPLRVTKNLRICGDCHAVIKFISRFERREISVRDTNRYHHFKDGDCSCADYW comes from the exons ATGCCCGATTCCACCGGGAAAGAACTTCACGTATATTCTTCAGATGAAGGATCAAATCGggagtttcttctatttccCATCCTTGGCCTTCCACAAAGCCGCCGATGGTTTCGGCGCCATCAGGATTCTGAGCAGAGCACTGAGCAGACCCTTTATCCCCGTCCCTTTCCCTACTCCCGCCGACGATTACTCACTCTTGATCGGGATTG GAAAGCCTCGAAAATGTTTTCGCTCAACGCTATGGCTTGGAACTGTGCGAAGCCCTTCCCGAAACCTGTTAATTTTTCATTGGGAAGACTCATTGTCGTTTCTTGTTCTTGTACCGAAATCATTCCTGCCGGAAACCCAGATTTTTCGGATTCTAGAGAACTACATTATTCTGACACCAGAATCGAGGAAACCCTGAATTTGGATTTTGGAAAGCTGAGACTTGACTCCTGGATCGCTTCCAGGATAAATGGCATCAGCAGAGCTAGAGTTCAGTCCAGCATACGCTCGGGGTTGGTGTCGGTTATTGGTCACGTCGTTAGCAAG ATGTCTCATGTGGTGAGAGACGGAGATATGGTCCACTGCACTATCTCAGAGTTGCATCATTTGAGGGCTGGACCCGAAGATAGTCCATTGGACATTGTATTTGAAGATGAACACGTGCTTGTTGTCAACAAGTCTGCTCATATG GATCAACATTCTCTCGCCCATATAGCTGGACAATTCAAGGAACACTCCATAAACAAAGTCTACACGAGTCTTACTAGTGGAGTTCCGTCATCTAGACCGGGGTGTGTTGATATCCCTATTGGTCGTGATGTGAATAACAGGATTCTCATGATTGCTCTTCCGGGATCTATCACCAGTGGAAATACCCGTCATGCTGTTAGTAG GGGGATTATAACTCCTATTATAAATTGTAAAGCTTCATTTCACAGTAACCCATTATTTTCGATCTCAGTTCCCAACGACTCCCAAGAACCATTTTCTGACCAGCCAAACAATTGTTCTGATACTGAAATGAACAGAACCATGCAATTGAATTTCCAAAATCAGGGTTTTGGTTACCGGATTTTTTCTAGCATTGATGGCAGCAGTGAGGTCATAGCTCAGCCCAACATTTATTCAGTTATTGGACATCTACTAAGCCCCAATGTCCCAACATCACTGTGTCAAACACGACAGGTGCATGCTCAACTCCTCAAAACTTACCTTTTTGATAACCCTCGTTACAACACCAAGCTCCTCTCTCTCTATGCCGCCTGCCAATGCATTTCTGATGCAAAAACCCTTATCCGATCTCTCATAAACCCTGATATCTTCTCGTTCACTACCTTAATTTATGCTTCCTCAAAATTCAATGATTTTAAGAATACACTCAGTTTATTTTCTCAAATGCTATCAAATGGGCTTTTTCCTGACGTACATGTTTTACCGAGCGTTATCAAGGCTTGCACTGGATTATTGTCCTCCAAAATTGGGAAACAAGTTCATGGATATTCATTGTCATTTGGTCTATTCTTGGATCCTTTTATTGGATCATCATTGGTTCACTTGTACGTGAAATGTGATGAATTAGATTGCGCCTATAAGGTGTTTCATACTATGACTGAGAGAGATGTGCAGTCTTGGAGCGCATTAGCAGCAGGGTATGCAAGGAAAGGTGATGTGGTCAATGCGAAAAAGGTATTTAATGAAGTGCAAAATCTCGAGTTTGAACCTAATTCTGTGTCCTGGAATGGTATGATTGCGGGATTTAATCAGAGTGGGTGTTTCTTGGAtgctgttttgatgtttcagCAAATGCATTCACTTGGTTTTAAGTCTGATGGGACTAATATATCCAGTGTTCTGCCTGCCATAGGTAACTTGGGTATTTTAGTGATGGGAATTCAGATTCATAATCATGTGATGAAGATGGGATTTGTGGTGGATAAATGTATTGTTAGTGCACTTATTAATATGTACGGAAAATGCGGATGCTCtttggagatgtctcgagtgtTTGAAGAGATGCGTCAAGTGGATGTTGGGGCATGCAATGCCTTGATTGCTGGACTCTCTCGTCATGGTCTTGTCAGTGAGGCATTAGAGGTCTTTAAAGGCTTTCGAGGCCAGCAGATCGAACTAAATGTTGTTTCTTGGACCTCAGTGATCGCTTGTTGCTCACAGCATGGTAAAGATATCGAAGCTTTAGATCTTTTTAGAGAAATGCAGGTCACTGGGGTAAAGCCAAACTCGGTGACCATCCCTTGCATGCTTCCTGCTTGTGGTAATATTGCAGCTCTAACGTATGGAAAGGCTGCACATTGTTTCTCGCTTAAAGCTGGGATTTCAAATGATGTTTATGTAGGAAGTGCACTGATTGATATGTATGCTAATTGTGGAAGAATCCAAATAGCTCGATGCTGTTTTGACAGGATGCCATTGCATAACTTGGTCTGCTGGAATGTAATTCTGGGAGCATATGCAATGCATGGAAAGGGTAAAGAAGCTCTTGAAATTTTTGCCTGGATGCAAAGAAGTGGGCAGAAACCAGACTCTGTTAGTTTCACTAGCCTTTTATCTGCATGTAGCCAAAGTGGCCTTACAGAAGAAGGGCGTAATTACTTCGAAAACATGTATGTGGATCATGGAATTGAAGCTAGATTGGAGCATTATGCTTGTATCGTAAGCCTGCTTGGTCGTGCAGGAAAGCTTGATGAAGCTTATTCAATGATTGAGAAAATGCCGTTTGAGCCTGATGCTTGTGTCTGGGGTGCATTATTAAGTTCCTGTAGACTTCACCATAACATGAGCTTGGGCGAGCTTGCGGCTcataaattatttgaattagAACCAAGCAATCCTGGAAATTACATTTTGTTGTCTAATATTTATGCTTCTAAAGGCAAATGGAAAAAAGTAGATGAGGTAAGAGATATAATGAGAGATAAGGGGCTGAAGAAGAACCCGGGCTGCAGTTGGATAGAGGTTAAAAACAAAGTTCACATGCTTTTGGCAGGTGACAAATCACTTCCACAAATGGCTCAAATTATGGATAAGTTGAATGAATATAGCATGGAAATGAAGAAATCTGGTTACTTCCCTGATACTGACTATGTGCTACAAGATGTGGAGGATCAGGAGAAAGAACACATCTTATGTGGGCACAGTGAAAAGTTGGCTGTAGTTTTTGGAATTTTGAACACTAACAAGGGGTCACCTCTCAGAGTCACTAAAAACTTGCGCATTTGCGGAGACTGCCATGCCGTTATAAAGTTTATATCTAGATTCGAGAGGAGAGAAATTTCTGTTAGAGATACAAATCGCTATCACCACTTCAAGGATGGAGACTGCTCATGTGCGGATTATTGGTGA
- the LOC142553931 gene encoding pentatricopeptide repeat-containing protein At1g20230 isoform X2: protein MKDQIGSFFYFPSLAFHKAADGFGAIRILSRALSRPFIPVPFPTPADDYSLLIGIASKMFSLNAMAWNCAKPFPKPVNFSLGRLIVVSCSCTEIIPAGNPDFSDSRELHYSDTRIEETLNLDFGKLRLDSWIASRINGISRARVQSSIRSGLVSVIGHVVSKMSHVVRDGDMVHCTISELHHLRAGPEDSPLDIVFEDEHVLVVNKSAHMDQHSLAHIAGQFKEHSINKVYTSLTSGVPSSRPGCVDIPIGRDVNNRILMIALPGSITSGNTRHAVSRGIITPIINCKASFHSNPLFSISVPNDSQEPFSDQPNNCSDTEMNRTMQLNFQNQGFGYRIFSSIDGSSEVIAQPNIYSVIGHLLSPNVPTSLCQTRQVHAQLLKTYLFDNPRYNTKLLSLYAACQCISDAKTLIRSLINPDIFSFTTLIYASSKFNDFKNTLSLFSQMLSNGLFPDVHVLPSVIKACTGLLSSKIGKQVHGYSLSFGLFLDPFIGSSLVHLYVKCDELDCAYKVFHTMTERDVQSWSALAAGYARKGDVVNAKKVFNEVQNLEFEPNSVSWNGMIAGFNQSGCFLDAVLMFQQMHSLGFKSDGTNISSVLPAIGNLGILVMGIQIHNHVMKMGFVVDKCIVSALINMYGKCGCSLEMSRVFEEMRQVDVGACNALIAGLSRHGLVSEALEVFKGFRGQQIELNVVSWTSVIACCSQHGKDIEALDLFREMQVTGVKPNSVTIPCMLPACGNIAALTYGKAAHCFSLKAGISNDVYVGSALIDMYANCGRIQIARCCFDRMPLHNLVCWNVILGAYAMHGKGKEALEIFAWMQRSGQKPDSVSFTSLLSACSQSGLTEEGRNYFENMYVDHGIEARLEHYACIVSLLGRAGKLDEAYSMIEKMPFEPDACVWGALLSSCRLHHNMSLGELAAHKLFELEPSNPGNYILLSNIYASKGKWKKVDEVRDIMRDKGLKKNPGCSWIEVKNKVHMLLAGDKSLPQMAQIMDKLNEYSMEMKKSGYFPDTDYVLQDVEDQEKEHILCGHSEKLAVVFGILNTNKGSPLRVTKNLRICGDCHAVIKFISRFERREISVRDTNRYHHFKDGDCSCADYW, encoded by the exons ATGAAGGATCAAATCGggagtttcttctatttccCATCCTTGGCCTTCCACAAAGCCGCCGATGGTTTCGGCGCCATCAGGATTCTGAGCAGAGCACTGAGCAGACCCTTTATCCCCGTCCCTTTCCCTACTCCCGCCGACGATTACTCACTCTTGATCGGGATTG CCTCGAAAATGTTTTCGCTCAACGCTATGGCTTGGAACTGTGCGAAGCCCTTCCCGAAACCTGTTAATTTTTCATTGGGAAGACTCATTGTCGTTTCTTGTTCTTGTACCGAAATCATTCCTGCCGGAAACCCAGATTTTTCGGATTCTAGAGAACTACATTATTCTGACACCAGAATCGAGGAAACCCTGAATTTGGATTTTGGAAAGCTGAGACTTGACTCCTGGATCGCTTCCAGGATAAATGGCATCAGCAGAGCTAGAGTTCAGTCCAGCATACGCTCGGGGTTGGTGTCGGTTATTGGTCACGTCGTTAGCAAG ATGTCTCATGTGGTGAGAGACGGAGATATGGTCCACTGCACTATCTCAGAGTTGCATCATTTGAGGGCTGGACCCGAAGATAGTCCATTGGACATTGTATTTGAAGATGAACACGTGCTTGTTGTCAACAAGTCTGCTCATATG GATCAACATTCTCTCGCCCATATAGCTGGACAATTCAAGGAACACTCCATAAACAAAGTCTACACGAGTCTTACTAGTGGAGTTCCGTCATCTAGACCGGGGTGTGTTGATATCCCTATTGGTCGTGATGTGAATAACAGGATTCTCATGATTGCTCTTCCGGGATCTATCACCAGTGGAAATACCCGTCATGCTGTTAGTAG GGGGATTATAACTCCTATTATAAATTGTAAAGCTTCATTTCACAGTAACCCATTATTTTCGATCTCAGTTCCCAACGACTCCCAAGAACCATTTTCTGACCAGCCAAACAATTGTTCTGATACTGAAATGAACAGAACCATGCAATTGAATTTCCAAAATCAGGGTTTTGGTTACCGGATTTTTTCTAGCATTGATGGCAGCAGTGAGGTCATAGCTCAGCCCAACATTTATTCAGTTATTGGACATCTACTAAGCCCCAATGTCCCAACATCACTGTGTCAAACACGACAGGTGCATGCTCAACTCCTCAAAACTTACCTTTTTGATAACCCTCGTTACAACACCAAGCTCCTCTCTCTCTATGCCGCCTGCCAATGCATTTCTGATGCAAAAACCCTTATCCGATCTCTCATAAACCCTGATATCTTCTCGTTCACTACCTTAATTTATGCTTCCTCAAAATTCAATGATTTTAAGAATACACTCAGTTTATTTTCTCAAATGCTATCAAATGGGCTTTTTCCTGACGTACATGTTTTACCGAGCGTTATCAAGGCTTGCACTGGATTATTGTCCTCCAAAATTGGGAAACAAGTTCATGGATATTCATTGTCATTTGGTCTATTCTTGGATCCTTTTATTGGATCATCATTGGTTCACTTGTACGTGAAATGTGATGAATTAGATTGCGCCTATAAGGTGTTTCATACTATGACTGAGAGAGATGTGCAGTCTTGGAGCGCATTAGCAGCAGGGTATGCAAGGAAAGGTGATGTGGTCAATGCGAAAAAGGTATTTAATGAAGTGCAAAATCTCGAGTTTGAACCTAATTCTGTGTCCTGGAATGGTATGATTGCGGGATTTAATCAGAGTGGGTGTTTCTTGGAtgctgttttgatgtttcagCAAATGCATTCACTTGGTTTTAAGTCTGATGGGACTAATATATCCAGTGTTCTGCCTGCCATAGGTAACTTGGGTATTTTAGTGATGGGAATTCAGATTCATAATCATGTGATGAAGATGGGATTTGTGGTGGATAAATGTATTGTTAGTGCACTTATTAATATGTACGGAAAATGCGGATGCTCtttggagatgtctcgagtgtTTGAAGAGATGCGTCAAGTGGATGTTGGGGCATGCAATGCCTTGATTGCTGGACTCTCTCGTCATGGTCTTGTCAGTGAGGCATTAGAGGTCTTTAAAGGCTTTCGAGGCCAGCAGATCGAACTAAATGTTGTTTCTTGGACCTCAGTGATCGCTTGTTGCTCACAGCATGGTAAAGATATCGAAGCTTTAGATCTTTTTAGAGAAATGCAGGTCACTGGGGTAAAGCCAAACTCGGTGACCATCCCTTGCATGCTTCCTGCTTGTGGTAATATTGCAGCTCTAACGTATGGAAAGGCTGCACATTGTTTCTCGCTTAAAGCTGGGATTTCAAATGATGTTTATGTAGGAAGTGCACTGATTGATATGTATGCTAATTGTGGAAGAATCCAAATAGCTCGATGCTGTTTTGACAGGATGCCATTGCATAACTTGGTCTGCTGGAATGTAATTCTGGGAGCATATGCAATGCATGGAAAGGGTAAAGAAGCTCTTGAAATTTTTGCCTGGATGCAAAGAAGTGGGCAGAAACCAGACTCTGTTAGTTTCACTAGCCTTTTATCTGCATGTAGCCAAAGTGGCCTTACAGAAGAAGGGCGTAATTACTTCGAAAACATGTATGTGGATCATGGAATTGAAGCTAGATTGGAGCATTATGCTTGTATCGTAAGCCTGCTTGGTCGTGCAGGAAAGCTTGATGAAGCTTATTCAATGATTGAGAAAATGCCGTTTGAGCCTGATGCTTGTGTCTGGGGTGCATTATTAAGTTCCTGTAGACTTCACCATAACATGAGCTTGGGCGAGCTTGCGGCTcataaattatttgaattagAACCAAGCAATCCTGGAAATTACATTTTGTTGTCTAATATTTATGCTTCTAAAGGCAAATGGAAAAAAGTAGATGAGGTAAGAGATATAATGAGAGATAAGGGGCTGAAGAAGAACCCGGGCTGCAGTTGGATAGAGGTTAAAAACAAAGTTCACATGCTTTTGGCAGGTGACAAATCACTTCCACAAATGGCTCAAATTATGGATAAGTTGAATGAATATAGCATGGAAATGAAGAAATCTGGTTACTTCCCTGATACTGACTATGTGCTACAAGATGTGGAGGATCAGGAGAAAGAACACATCTTATGTGGGCACAGTGAAAAGTTGGCTGTAGTTTTTGGAATTTTGAACACTAACAAGGGGTCACCTCTCAGAGTCACTAAAAACTTGCGCATTTGCGGAGACTGCCATGCCGTTATAAAGTTTATATCTAGATTCGAGAGGAGAGAAATTTCTGTTAGAGATACAAATCGCTATCACCACTTCAAGGATGGAGACTGCTCATGTGCGGATTATTGGTGA